CCGCCTGGAGGCCAAGAAGCAGCGGCGCCGCGAGGGCCGCGAGCAGGGCCGCCGCCGCGTCCCGATCATCACCGAGGCCGAGTTCCTGGCCCGCCGTGAGGCCGTCGAGCGCGTCATGGTCGTCCGCCAGAGCGGCGAGCGCACCCAGATCGGCGTCCTGGAAGACAACGTGCTCGTGGAGCACTACGTCAACAAGGAGCAGGCCACCTCGTACGTCGGCAACGTCTACCTGGGCAAGGTCCAGAACGTCCTGCCGTCGATGGAGGCCGCGTTCGTCGACATCGGCAAGGGCCGCAACGCCGTCCTGTACGCCGGTGAGGTCAACTTCGAGGCGCTCGGCATGGGCCACGGCCCGCGCCGCATCGAGACCGCCCTCAAGTCCGGCCAGTCGGTCCTCGTGCAGGTCACGAAGGACCCGATCGGCCACAAGGGCGCCCGTCTGACCAGCCAGGTCTCCCTGCCCGGCCGCTACCTCGTGTACGTGCCCGAGGGCTCGATGACCGGCATCAGCCGCAAGCTCCCGGACACCGAGCGCGCCCGCCTGAAGACCATCCTCAAGAAGATCGTCCCCGAGGACGCGGGCGTCATCGTGCGCACCGCCGCCGAGGGCGCGAGCGAGGACGAGCTGCGCCGCGACGTCGAGCGACTGCAGGCGCAGTGGGAGGACATCCAGAAGAAGGCGCAGCAGATCTCGACGAGCGCGCCGAGCCTGCTGTACGGCGAGCCGGACATGACCGTCCGGGTCGTCCGCGACATCTTCAACGAGGACTTCTCCAAGGTCATCGTCAGCGGCGACGAGGCGTGGGACACCATCCACGGCTACGTCTCGCACGTCGCCCCGGACCTGGCCGACCGCCTGTCCAAGTGGACGAGCGAGGTCGACGTCTTCGCGACGTACCGGATCGACGAGCAGCTCATGAAGGCGCTGGACCGCAAGGTCTGGCTGCCGTCCGGCGGCTCGCTGGTGATCGACAAGACCGAGGCGATGATCGTCGTCGACGTCAACACCGGCAAGTTCACCGGCCAGGGCGGCAACCTCGAAGAGACCGTGACGAGGAACAACCTCGAAGCGGCCGAGGAGATCGTGCGCCAGCTGCGCCTGCGCGACCTCGGCGGCATCGTCGTCATCGACTTCATCGACATGGTCCTGGAGTCCAACCGCGACCTGGTGCTGCGCCGTCTCCTGGAGTGCCTGGGCCGTGACCGGACCAAGCACCAGGTGGCGGAGGTCACCTCGCTCGGCCTGGTCCAGATGACCCGCAAGCGGGTCGGCCAGGGCCTCCTGGAGTCCTTCTCCGAGACCTGCGTCCACTGCAACGGCCGCGGTGTCATCGTCCACATGGAGCAGCCGGCGGTTTCCGGCGGCGGTGGCGGCAAGCGGGCGAAGAAGCGCCGCGGTGGCGCCGAGCACGTCCACGAGCACGAGCACGAGCACGAGGCCGTCGAGTCCGGTGCCGAGGCCGAGCTGGAGGCCGAGTCCGAGGCCGAGGTCGCGGCGGAGCTGGCCGCGCCGGTGGCGCTGCCCGAGCCCATCGCCCCGGACGAGGAGCTGTACGGCAGCATCGCCGAGGCCGAGGCCGCCGCCACGCGCGGTCGTGGCCGCCGCCGCGCCACCCGCAGGGTGTCCGCGCCGGTCGCCCCGGCCCCGGTCGTGGAGACCGAGAGCTACGTGGTGGAGCCGGAGCCGGTCGTCGCGCCGGCCCCCGTCGCCGAGCCCGTTGTCGAGCCGGTCGTCGAGCCGGTGGCCGAGGAGACCGCGGCCCCGGCCCCGCGCGGCCGCCGTCGTGCCACGCGCCGGGCGACGTCCCCGGTCGTGTCGACCACGGAGGCCGCCGAGGCCGCCGTCGTCGAGCCGGTGGCCGTGTCGGTCGCCGAGGAGGCCCCCGTGGCCGCCCCGGAGCCGGAGCCCGTCGTGGAGACCGCGCCCGAGCCCGCCGTCGAGGAGGCCCCCGTGGCCGCCCCGCCGCGTGCCCGTCGCCGGGTCGTCCGCAAGGCCACCGCTCCCGCCGGTTCGCCCGCGGGCGCCGAGGAGGCCGCCGTCCTGGTGGTCGCCACGGCCCCGGCCGAGTCCGAGGCCGCCACGGCGGACGGGGAGGCCGAGCCCGAGGCCGCGCCGGTCAAGAAGACGGCCGCGCGCAAGACCGCGAAGAAGGCCACCACCACGGCCAAGAAGGCCGCCACCAAGAAGACGGCGGCGACCAAGAAGACCGCGGCGAAGAAGACCACCGCCAAGAAGGCCCCGGCCAAGAAGGCGGCGGAGAAGACCACGACTCCGGCCCAGGACTGATCCACCGGGTGCGGGCCGTCCCCTGAGGGCGGCCCGCGCGCGGTCGGGCGAATTTGACCCCTTGTGGCAGCCGCCCGTAACCTAGACCGTCGGCGTGTCTGACTGGATACGTCGCGCCTCTGAGCACCTCCCTCCCGCTCGCCGGGAGAGGCCGCTCGTCCGATTCCGGAACGCCGCGGGCCCTCGGGCCCGTGTGAGTGGCTGGCTTCAGAGGTTTCATCCCGAGTGAGAGAGAGATCCGCGTGTACGCCATCGTGCGCAGCGGTGGTCGCCAGCACAAGGTTGCTGTCGGCGACATCGTTGAGGTTGACAAGATTCCCACTGCCAAGGTTGGCGACACGGTCGAGCTCTCGACCCTGCTCGTTGTCGACGGCGACGCCGTGACCAGCGACCCGTGGGTCCTGGCCGGGATCAAGGTTCAGGCCGAGATCGTGGACCACCACAAGGGCGCCAAGATCGACATCCTGCGGTACAAGAACAAGACCGGCTACCGCCGTCGCCAGGGTCACCGCCAGCAGTACACGGCGATCAAGGTCACCGGTATCCCCGCGGCTGCGAAGTAAGAGGGACTGAGACATGGCACACAAGAAGGGCGCATCGTCCACCCGGAACGGGCGCGATTCCAACGCTCAGCGGCTCGGCGTGAAGCGCTTCGGCGGTCAGGTCGTTTCCGCTGGTGAGATCCTCGTCCGCCAGCGCGGCACCCACTTCCACCCCGGCGCGGGCGTCGGCCGTGGCGGCGACGACACGCTGTTCGCCCTGCTGCCCGGCTCGGTGCAGTTCGGCACCCACCGTGGCCGCAAGGTCGTGAACATCGTTCCGGTCGCCTGATCGGATCTTTGCGGAGGCGGACCTCACTTCCCGTACGGGAAGCGGGTCCGCCTTTCGCGTGTTACTAGATAGACATTCCGTACTCCCCCACCCTTCGGCCGGGGGTACCCCCAAACTGGAGGCACAACCATGACCACCTTCGTGGACCGCGTCGAGCTGCATGTCGCCGCGGGTAACGGAGGCCACGGCTGCGCCTCCGTTCACCGGGAGAAGTTCAAGCCGCTCGGCGGACCCGACGGCGGCAACGGTGGCCGCGGCGGCGACGTGACCCTGGTCGTCGACCAGTCGGTCACCACGCTGCTCGAGTACCACCACTCGCCGCACCGCAAGGCCACCAACGGCCAGCCCGGCGCCGGTGACAACCGCTCCGGCAAGGAGGGCCAGGACCTCGTCCTGACCGTGCCCGACGGCACCGTCGTCCTCGACAAGCAGGGCAACGTCCTCGCCGACCTCGTCGGCGAAGGCACCACCTTCGTCGCGGGCCAGGGCGGCCGCGGCGGCCTCGGCAACGCCGCGCTGGCCTCCGCCCGCCGCAAGGCCCCCGGCTTCGCCCTCCTCGGCGAGCCCGGCGAGTCGCGGGACATCGTCCTGGAGCTCAAGACCGTCGCCGACGTGGCCCTCGTCGGCTACCCGAGCGCGGGCAAGTCCTCGCTCATCTCCGTTCTCTCGGCCGCCAAGCCGAAGATCGCCGACTACCCCTTCACGACGCTCGTCCCGAACCTGGGTGTGGTCACCGCCGGCTCGACCGTCTACACGATCGCCGACGTGCCGGGTCTGATCCCGGGCGCCAGCCAGGGCCGCGGCCTGGGCCTGGAGTTCCTGCGTCACGTGGAGCGCTGCTCGGTCCTCGTGCACGTCCTGGACACGGCGACGCTGGAGTCCGACCGCGACCCGGTCTCCGACCTCGACATCATCGAGGAGGAGCTCCGGCAGTACGGCGGTCTTGAGGACCGGCCCCGCATCGTCGTCCTCAACAAGATCGACATCCCGGACGGCCAGGACCTCGCGGACATGATCCGCCCGGACCTGGAGGCCCGCGGCTACCAGGTGTACGAGGCCTCCGCCGTGGCCCGTACGGGTCTCAAGGAGCTCTCCTTCGCCCTCGCCGGCATCGTCGCGGAAGCGCGCGCTGCCAAGCCGAAGGAAGAGGCGACCCGGATCGTCATCACCCCGAAGGCCGTCGACGACGCGGGCTTCACCGTCACGTACGACGAGGCCGAGGACGTGTACCGGGTACGCGGCGACAAGCCCGAGCGCTGGGTCCGCCAGACCGACTTCAACAACGACGAGGCCGTCGGCTACCTGGCCGACCGCCTCAACCGCCTCGGCGTCGAGGACAAGCTGATGAAGGCGGGCGCCCGCGCCGGCGACGGCGTCGCGATCGGCACCGAGGACAACGCGGTCGTCTTCGACTGGGAGCCGACGATGATGGCGGGCGCCGAGATGCTCGGCCGCCGTGGCGAGGACCACCGTCTGGAGGCCCCGCGTCCGGCGGCGCAGCGCCGCCGCGACCGGGACGCGCAGCGGGACGACGCGCAGCGCGAGTACGACGAGTTCGACCCCTTCTAGGACGAACTCGACCCCTTCCCAGGGGCCGTCGCGAGAAGAGGGCCGCCGATGCGTTCGGCGGCCCTCTCTTTTGCCTTCCGTGCTTACGGTCCGTGTGCGCACCGCTACGATGCCCGGATGATCGAGCCCCCCAGGCCACTCGTCACGGCACGGGTCAGTGTCGTCGTCATCGCGTACAACGACGCCGAGCACGTAGGCGAGGCGATCCGTTCCGCCCTGGCCCAGGGCGATGCCGTCGGCGAGGTCGTCGTCGTCGACGACGCCTCCCGGGACGCGACGCCTGACGTGATCGCCGGGTTCGCCGGCGAACCCCGGGTGCGGCCCCTGCTCCGCGAGGTCAACAGCGGCGGCTGCGGCACCCCCCGTAACGACGGCATCGCCGCCGCCGCCCACCCGTACGTCCTGTTCCTCGACAGCGACGACGTGCTGATCGCCGGTGCCGTCGACGCACTCCTCGCCGTCGCGGAGCAGGAGCGCGCGGACGTCGTCACGGGCCTCTGCGTGCGGCGCGAGCTCCCCGAGGGCCGCGAGACCGTCTGGGCGGCCTCGCTGTACGACGTCTCCCGGGGCGCCACCCTCCCCGGCACCGTCCTCGACGGCGTCGAAGGACACCCCGAACTGGTCCTCGACACCCTCTCCGTCAACAAGCTCTACCGCCGTGACTTCCTGAACGACCATGCGATCCGCTTCCCCGAAGGCGCCTTCCACTACGAGGACTTCGTCTTCGGCGCCCGCGTCCAGGCCGCCGCCCCCCGGCTCGCCGTCACCGACGTGCCCCTGTACGTCTGGCACGTGCGGCGCCGGGCCTCGAACCTGTCGATCTCGCTGCGCCAGGCCTCCCTGGCGAACTGGGAGCACCGGGTCGCCGCGCACCGCGCCGTCGTCGAGGTGTTCCGCAAGGCCGGGCATCCCGCGCTCGCCGTCGCCGCGCAGACGAAGTTCCTCGACTACGACCTCCCCATGTACCTCCGCGAACTGCCGCGGCGGACCGCCGCCTACCGCGCCGACTGGTGGACGCTCACCCGTGACCACCTCGCCGGCTTCGACGACGCCGCGGTCGCCGCCGCCCCGGCGCCGAACCGCTGGCTCTACGCCGGGATCACGGCCCTCGCCGCCGTACCCGAAGGGCGCGAACTCACCCGGTTCGCCGAGCTCGCCGCCGGCCGCCCGCGGCTCGTCCCGCCGTACCGCCGCGCCGAGGACGGCGGCCCGGTGCTGGCCGCCGCCCCGGCCGACGTACCGCTGGACGGTCTCGCCGAGCTGCCCCCGGCCCGGCTGCCGGTCGCCGTGGACGGTGCCTTCTCCGT
The sequence above is a segment of the Streptomyces sp. NBC_01255 genome. Coding sequences within it:
- a CDS encoding Rne/Rng family ribonuclease, whose protein sequence is MLESNEDTNAPGDKLPPRRRRRAASRPAGPPVTAGTEAAETTATAETPAVEAAPVEAEAAPAPRTRRRATRKATAPAVETVEVGAPLAETAAVETAPVAETAAAPADEAAPARPARRRATRKATAPVTSTAAVEEPAVEAAPVAEAAAAPVVEAAEAAPRTRRRATRKATAPVTSTAAVEEPAVEAAPVAEAAAAPADEAAAPAPRTRRRATRRVTSPEATPEAAPEPAATGESLPQAAVAQIAADEAEVAAAETAATRGRGRRRATSPQFTSEPVTKPETSRARRAERPAVAVFQAPVFSEPMFQTPETAAMAAAEVVEPEELEEDELDETVEAVEAEAVETAGPIEIPEATERAEAGSRRRRRRRGEPVAVEPVPATVADEPEVEAAADELDETEESEETDEYGDRPSRRRRRGGRRRRRGELTEVEESEESDELRAEDDTEAEEGEEEQDDAEAYAGGSSSSRRRRRRRRRSGDASADAEGTDEEGVRTVVKVREPRPAREKAEAGTSVDEVQSIKGSTRLEAKKQRRREGREQGRRRVPIITEAEFLARREAVERVMVVRQSGERTQIGVLEDNVLVEHYVNKEQATSYVGNVYLGKVQNVLPSMEAAFVDIGKGRNAVLYAGEVNFEALGMGHGPRRIETALKSGQSVLVQVTKDPIGHKGARLTSQVSLPGRYLVYVPEGSMTGISRKLPDTERARLKTILKKIVPEDAGVIVRTAAEGASEDELRRDVERLQAQWEDIQKKAQQISTSAPSLLYGEPDMTVRVVRDIFNEDFSKVIVSGDEAWDTIHGYVSHVAPDLADRLSKWTSEVDVFATYRIDEQLMKALDRKVWLPSGGSLVIDKTEAMIVVDVNTGKFTGQGGNLEETVTRNNLEAAEEIVRQLRLRDLGGIVVIDFIDMVLESNRDLVLRRLLECLGRDRTKHQVAEVTSLGLVQMTRKRVGQGLLESFSETCVHCNGRGVIVHMEQPAVSGGGGGKRAKKRRGGAEHVHEHEHEHEAVESGAEAELEAESEAEVAAELAAPVALPEPIAPDEELYGSIAEAEAAATRGRGRRRATRRVSAPVAPAPVVETESYVVEPEPVVAPAPVAEPVVEPVVEPVAEETAAPAPRGRRRATRRATSPVVSTTEAAEAAVVEPVAVSVAEEAPVAAPEPEPVVETAPEPAVEEAPVAAPPRARRRVVRKATAPAGSPAGAEEAAVLVVATAPAESEAATADGEAEPEAAPVKKTAARKTAKKATTTAKKAATKKTAATKKTAAKKTTAKKAPAKKAAEKTTTPAQD
- the rplU gene encoding 50S ribosomal protein L21 is translated as MYAIVRSGGRQHKVAVGDIVEVDKIPTAKVGDTVELSTLLVVDGDAVTSDPWVLAGIKVQAEIVDHHKGAKIDILRYKNKTGYRRRQGHRQQYTAIKVTGIPAAAK
- the rpmA gene encoding 50S ribosomal protein L27 translates to MAHKKGASSTRNGRDSNAQRLGVKRFGGQVVSAGEILVRQRGTHFHPGAGVGRGGDDTLFALLPGSVQFGTHRGRKVVNIVPVA
- the obgE gene encoding GTPase ObgE, with protein sequence MTTFVDRVELHVAAGNGGHGCASVHREKFKPLGGPDGGNGGRGGDVTLVVDQSVTTLLEYHHSPHRKATNGQPGAGDNRSGKEGQDLVLTVPDGTVVLDKQGNVLADLVGEGTTFVAGQGGRGGLGNAALASARRKAPGFALLGEPGESRDIVLELKTVADVALVGYPSAGKSSLISVLSAAKPKIADYPFTTLVPNLGVVTAGSTVYTIADVPGLIPGASQGRGLGLEFLRHVERCSVLVHVLDTATLESDRDPVSDLDIIEEELRQYGGLEDRPRIVVLNKIDIPDGQDLADMIRPDLEARGYQVYEASAVARTGLKELSFALAGIVAEARAAKPKEEATRIVITPKAVDDAGFTVTYDEAEDVYRVRGDKPERWVRQTDFNNDEAVGYLADRLNRLGVEDKLMKAGARAGDGVAIGTEDNAVVFDWEPTMMAGAEMLGRRGEDHRLEAPRPAAQRRRDRDAQRDDAQREYDEFDPF
- a CDS encoding glycosyltransferase family 2 protein, translated to MIEPPRPLVTARVSVVVIAYNDAEHVGEAIRSALAQGDAVGEVVVVDDASRDATPDVIAGFAGEPRVRPLLREVNSGGCGTPRNDGIAAAAHPYVLFLDSDDVLIAGAVDALLAVAEQERADVVTGLCVRRELPEGRETVWAASLYDVSRGATLPGTVLDGVEGHPELVLDTLSVNKLYRRDFLNDHAIRFPEGAFHYEDFVFGARVQAAAPRLAVTDVPLYVWHVRRRASNLSISLRQASLANWEHRVAAHRAVVEVFRKAGHPALAVAAQTKFLDYDLPMYLRELPRRTAAYRADWWTLTRDHLAGFDDAAVAAAPAPNRWLYAGITALAAVPEGRELTRFAELAAGRPRLVPPYRRAEDGGPVLAAAPADVPLDGLAELPPARLPVAVDGAFSVGGATRVTLTVHELYGRVGTLRPVSVRVGFTERVSAATLSAEAPLLPADEGWTATLRVPTAKLLRAGRLASWSLRAELRYADGSTGCAEVRAPEGFAGRRGVVLGRFGRVLLVQVVASARRGLTLRLTGGAAGARQVVSGRIRRLLAKR